The Cyprinus carpio isolate SPL01 chromosome A3, ASM1834038v1, whole genome shotgun sequence genomic interval GTGATGGTTGTCCAACAAAAGGGGGCTCATCTGATCTGCTACTCCTGCAGGCACCTCTCCTCATCTTACACCTCCTGATGTTGCTCTTGGGTGAGATATCACAGAAGACTGACATGAGTGCTGCTCTGAGATGAGCATATGACAGATGCCCTTGTATCAGCCAACAGGCAAACTTTTAAATCTCCCTATGAACAGTTTACAGCCGTTTCACCCTCTATGGATTACTGTTGTCAGTGCTTTCAGGCTTGTGTCAAATTGTGTgcaatagcattttaaaatataattaatacaaacAGCTTGaatttgtggggaagtcgtggcctaatggttagagagtttgactcctaaccctaaggttgtgggtttgagtctcgggctggcgataccatgactgaggtgcccttaataaaaactgtaaatagaaTACTGTGAAATTTACAGTAACTTGCTGGCAGCAATTAGCAAGTAAGTTGCTGTAGTTCATTTCACAGTATGCTTACTGTAAACTTAATTGCAGTaactttaaaaatactgtaaacttttttacagtaataatcaCAGTACTGTGTTTCATCACCTCACATATTTTACTACTGTAATAGGGATTACTGCATTAATTTTgtgtactgtaaaatgaaaacactgtttttgtcAGAAAAATGCCCTTTATTGACAACTTTTCACACTTTAACTttctaaattcataaaataaaaataacataacaaacatAGCTTTTTTTCAATAGGTAAACATTTTTCTGTTAACATTTCATTACGTTTTGTATACAACAACACTTTTctgaacatacaaattaaaatgttcgGAATGTTCGGTTATATTCAGTTTAAAATTAGAATGtctaaaagacaaattaaatgatttaaaaacagcagGATTTCGAACAGTAGAATTTGGTCCCTGAACGTTGTTTTTCTCCCAGAactgtatttttcttcaaaaacgGGCCTGAACTAGTCAATTTCCTGGGCTGGAGTCTTCTACCCTGCAGTGGAAGAAATTATTAATGGAAAAGTTTATAAGCAAGACAGATGGGTTgatgacaatatatataaaagtttgatTGGATCATTTGATTTAGCCAATCAATATGTAATACAATGTCCACTTCTCTATAAACCAAAACTCTTacttaaaacacacatttacatatatattagggcttgGAGAGAAAAATCGATTCACCTAGCTATCACGTAGATCCTAAAATCTTTTTATTGTTCCAGAACCTTTCAATTTGTCTGTCTATTAAACTTTGACCAAATCATATCGCAACATTCAAATCTGTGTTGGCGCTGCCGCTGACCCAGAGAGAGTGACGTTAGTCATGAAACAGCTTAACAAAcagtcttttaaataaatatttgtatttttgatattttatatactCTGTTGGTGGTTTGTGGAGTAGCATCCCCGAggggtgatttatttatttttttatagcttttattaagacacaaaaagtattttttttttattaatgtaaaatttacaacCTCATTTTTAAAGGATAAAATTCTAATATTCTTACGGAGTCTTCTAATTCTAATATACTTACGCTCTACTCTTATTAAACAGTATTGGTTTCTTACATTTGCCATAAATGtcattactttaatatttaataactatctatattaatattatttataaaattttctgCCACAATactgtgtttgcatgtttaaaatttatGGTAAATGTTTGATTTGTGATTGGAAAAGATTTTCTAACAGGATGTTGTCACACACAGTTCAGTGTGGTTGAGAATGTCAGCGCTAGTCTTATCACCTAGTGCTGAAGCTGTGAAAACGGGCATGACTTTTAAATTATGCTTGGCGGGCCacatatgtattttaatagacaagCTGCGACCACCAACTACCCACCCAAACTGGCTTCCAGAAGCCATTTTAAAGCCCTGGACCATACAATATTTACAGGTAAGCATAgttcataaatacacaaataatgtaattatttgtgtatttgaactGTTTTGAGCCCCTGGTAAAAAGCGCTGATAACCCCATTtctaaattacaattttttaaatgttcctttacCTGGGGTTAAAAGTGGGATTTAGAACGACGGTATTAGTTGTTCTTCCAGTCATACTCAATGAAGTCCCTGATGAACAATGCCACGTGTGGATTGAAGGACTCGTTTTTTCTTTGGACCACCTTCACAGTTCTTCTGCTAACCTGGACCTTCAAATTGCACTTACTGTGCTCTGGATTTATCCTGATGAAgaatctgtaaataaaaacatcatgcattaCTCGTAAGAATCTTACCATATATAGAGCAGGGTTCTTGCAGGTTTCAGCAAgtcaaatttaagacctttttaagacattttatttcaatgaattcAGTAAttgaaaaagtatttaatttaatttacagataAAGCAATCACATTAACCTTCCACACCCAACAACGTATGTCAGAGAAAAGAACAGaatcagatataattttttaatagaaaattgtacattacatattatactgtaaaaaacacataattagtTGATCATAACTAGAGATGAAATGGcatgaacatttcatttcatgattatGGTGACAAATTATCACGGTTATCACAGAATCCTGTTCAAAAAGTACTAATACTAATGAAATCCAATTCACCAAGTTTTATGTCGAAAAccagcaaaaaaacaaataaaattagcatcaatatgcactttttgtttacataaacattaacatatctAGGGATTGTGTCTTAAGAGAAACAACATTGTTTGCATTTGAAAAACATTGTATACATGCTAGTTCATGTAACTTATGTACCTGGAACGATTGTTGAGGCTTCTTTGCTGCAACCTGAAAGAAATGAACcaaatagtaaataaaagaaCGAGTAAGATCTCGAAAAATCTTAATACAGTGCGAGTATATTATTATGCTTCCACGAGTCATGAATAAAACTCTCGAATGAATAAAACTTTCGAATCGGCCCGCTTAAATGTCTGATTCTTCAGGCGCCAACGTTagcaagcaagaaaaaaaaaacgagtgaGATTATTCAAACGGCTAACGTTACCGCGTCAACATCAAACAcacaatttcaaattaattttattcaacaatgctAAACGTAACTCTTTAATCAAATTTAAGacgttataaatgtaatgttgccACATAAGACAAATCTTAATACAGTATATGCTCCCACATGTCGGGAATGGCACTTCAAATTAGGCTATCAACAATCTCGTTTCTGCGGTTagaccagaaaaaaaattaacaaaaaaaaaaatcataaaaaaaaaccactaacTCCTACCTCTAGCTGCGTTTTCTGTCGAGAGTCGGGGTCGGCTGGCTTCACTGCTTCACGCGCACGCACGCGGTGTCGGCGGTGACAGTTGACGTAAGCTGGCTAGATACATCACATACACAattccaatttaatttttattcaacaatgctATCCTTCTCTAAACTGATGACGTTATCGAATGTTGCCAGATTAGAAAATCTATCGAAATTATGCGCAATTATATAtagattgtttttcttttttggaaataaaatccACACAAGACACGTTTACTAGGAAGTGTCCCGCTCGTTTacccctctctctctcggtgCACTCTTAAAGTTGAACAAATAGGTAACTTTACAAGAGTAAACTGTGGAAATAAATCAGCAAAGAATACCTTTCTTAAGTTAAAATTCCGATGAAAGTGTGGAATCTCGTAGCTTTTCAGCTTTCCATGGCTGGAAAAAAAATCCTCTAGAAATTGCTGTATTgtgattcacagaaaaaaaatatttttactgtagaatttacCCCCCGCCATTGAAAATTGACCATGATGCTTTGCAAATCTACAGTAACATGCTGTATACAGGTTCTACAGTAAGCATTTGctcattttacagtaataatgctGTGAAAACTACAGAAATTTGTTACAGtgaaggcactgaacccccaactgctcctcgggcgctgcagcataaatggctgcccactgctctgggtgtgtgttcatggtgtgtgtgtgtgtgtgttcacttctgtgtgtgcactttggataggttaaatgcagagcacgaattctgagtatgggtcaccatacttggctgtatgtcatgtcactttcactttgttaagttatgttttacataaatgaaaagaaTTAAAAAACACCGGTGATTCCCTATAGAGGTTTGCCATTTTTAATGATCCATGGTCAATTTATCTAATTTGTTGTGACAACAAATTTCAGCCAGAGCTACTTTTCTTGTGTGTAAGAATATGACATGAGACGCATGGGCGAAATGCAGAAAACCACTTCCGATTTCATCATCCTAGTCAGTGGGTGTTTGGTTAAATAAGATCTATGGTTTACAGAAGATCaagatatttgaatgttttttttctatgacATACGATATAtatccctgatagcacacgttcATCTGTAAGATGTTtgttaaagatcacttcatctggaaagcatctgtgtacaaacatctgatagacgtctttaagatgtcatttttacatacattctaaattataaatatcttaaagacattttcaaaacacctgtttgacatctgataggaaacgtcctatagacgtattgcagatgagcaaactctaaaaaatatgtcttgcagatagtgatgtacgtgtgctatctgggatcAGTAATAAccctatgttttttttaagttacccTATATGTTTATAAGTAACGTCACAATGACAATGAAGTCATGCAACCGTGtagtagtttgtttatagcccgcatttaactttttacttctgctgattttatttcagcattaaaaTTCATCAAAATTGTTTAACTTGTCCAACCATCCAAAtgagtgaaaaatgaaaaaattccaAACgggtttttgtcgagggaaccagtaCAAAAAGAGTGtaactttaaatgtgtttaaaagaggCGTTCCAACAGCATTCATATTTAGTGTAAACGTTCACTGTATCACCCAAATGGTCTTGTCCACAGCCAAAAGCTGTTTGAAAGTCTTAGCATTAGTATTTCCTTTCGATCGAGAGCTGTTTCGCGCTAATGAACGAGGAGTGGGACATTAAAAACCCGGAGCGGATTACAGAAGCTCGGTGGATCCGCGTCAAAATACACGTCGTTCCAAACCGGCTTTCAAACGACGTGTTGCTTGGCAACACGCAAAGCTTGATGTTTTGACTGGAACTATTTTAGTTGGCggagagaaaataataaaatgtttactgaACTTTTATTTAAGCAAGAAATTCGTGCTGACAGCCTGATGTTCATTAAAGCTGAACATCATttctttaacaacaacaaaaaaaacaatctcaagTTGGAGCTCAGTTTTAACATATTAGGGCAAAGTGGACTAAACGTAACTTACCAGGAGAGTGGAAGCATATGCGTATGGGAAATCTAAACATTGACACTAACGTAACAGACAATTCTAGCGATTAGGCATCGGGACATCGGGCGTCCTTTTGTTTCCAACATCAGGAGAGGCATTTCGACTTCAGCAGCATATAACCGCCCTCTGATTGCCCCTCCCAGGCAGATTTGCCCCAGCACCTCCTCTACACATTGGCCCAGCAGCGGCTGAGCAGCAGTTCACTAGGCTGTAACCACTGCCATCAGCTCAACTTCTTCAGCATCGTTCAGCTGTCTCCGCCGCTGCTGCCGGAGCTTGCCAGCCTATCTTTAGTCTCCCCGTCTAGTCCTTTGGCTGTCTACATCGGATACACAGTCGTCCGTCGTTTTTCGTCAATTGGACACAAGCGTGCGTGTTTTGATTGATCTGAGGACATTTCCCATAGATAAGAGCAGTCTGCACCAAACACGGGCTTCGGGTATTAACGTTACCCAAAGATAGCTACATCACCGAGGTAAGCGACACAAATGTGAATTCATATCGATCTCATCTTTTCCGGGATTGTCTCTTGATGACAGTTGACATAACTTATGATGTTAGCGTGAAATGTTAGTTACTGATACCAATGCattcttattttttgcattttcatattgtttttttttttaccactccCTCCATCCATCGCCGCTGTCGCTGCCAGCGATTTTGCCGGTGTTACATAAAACTTCGATTTTCAGCGTCCTGCTTTTACCCGCCcctcatttttgattaataaaatcattgagttatttaaatgtagcctatatttaCAGGAAGGAGGAAATTAAGAAGCCTGCAATCCAGCCTCAGCCTGCAGTAGCTTCTTAATAGTTTTATCTGCTCTGGGAACCTAAATATGTTGGCGGTAACTGAGATACAGCAAGTCATGCTGGTCTTCATCAGATGATCATGTAGCTACAGAAATTGTGCTATCACGTTTATTGACATATTTGATTTCTCATTTCTCTTCTCTAGTTCTTTCTACACCAGCATACCAGTTAGGACACACACCTATCAttataaatgtgcttttgtttagtaattgttacatttttaattctttagtttgtttgtttttttaatcaacctCAAATTTACTCTCCCTGTTTGAATGCAATGTAGTGATGACCTACATCACTGAACGACCTACATGAAGAACTTGGTTTGGGAAGTTTGTCCTGGTCCTCCATCTAATATGTCACACTGTGTACCTGTGTACACATAATATTATgaacaaaccaaaaacataaaCCTGAATAGTCTCatccatttattttatcaaatatttgttGCATCAGTAATATTTGGTTCTTGACTAATGGGTGAGTGGAAGAAAGAGGTTTATGGCATGTGGCAAACTGCTGTATATTCTGGGACACTAttgattatatatttgtttagggCCTCAGTGAAGCACTGAAATCAGTGTATTTAACTTTTAGCAACAACTGATTTCTAATTTCGTTATATTGGCacacaaattcacatttaaaaagtgtGAAGTACGCATGAAATATTTATGGATGGTTTGAAAGAAGTGAGACGTTTTAgaacagtacattttttttatacagctTGTGAAACATCTGTGTCCCCTAACCATTTCTGAACATCACATTTGATTGGAAAAACAGCACAATCTCCCAGCTGCTCTGAGTGTGTTTAGTCTCAGATAGTGAAATCAGAGCTTTTAGAGCGCGAGGCTCCAGTGTCTGGCTGGTGTTGCTGGGAAGCACTTAAAAGCCTTTATGGGACGGATGCAGACAGGCAGTTGAACACCTGCATGCTGAACTGTCTCTGCTCTTAGGCTCACACATGCCCTAATGCTGGACTCCTCTCAACACCCAAAACTCTCAAGACTCAAACTCTGATCCCCCTTAACTCCTGCTTAGAGAGGAGGAAGCTTAAGACTAGCTTGTAATTACtgaaatcttttatttgaaaGCTAAATTTATGCATGCAATACATCCCAGAACAAAACAGGGAGGGGAAAAAACAGAATATGTGAGGTTACAGTATGTTCAttgagaaatgttttgtgagGAAGTCTAAAATGTGAGTGGTGACAACTATTCAGCTTGTTtttcaagtcaaaaataaaatgtagcttGACTGAATGAGCCTTATAACCTTAGACTAcaccaataatatttttttaagggatACATGAGGTAGAAACAGCTCTTTAAGGTAATAACcacacatttttactttttcaataaTATGCAAGAACAgtgaataaaactttaattaaatgtatgaatcaaatgcaaaataaaaaatataatcaaatataccAATATTTGCTGGAAAAGTCTAAAATGAATTATTGTAGTATAGTCAAAGCAActgaataaacatgacaaaaagtggtatctttgtttattttcatatcatgGAACATATGCAAACTGTTCAGCATGGGCATACAAATCACATTCACAAATCATTATTACTGTACATACAAATAGTGTGAGGTGCTGGTTTGGCAAGATATTTCATTGCAGTTCTCATCGACTGATGCAAAATCAGCTGTTTAAGCAAACACtgcatgttacatttacattttgagcCAGCACCTGTCTAAAAACTTCTTGTGGAACAGGATGGCTGTTGAAAGAGTCACTGAGTCATGTAAAAGATCCACTAAGCATTTTAAATATGAGCGTTTGTTTAGGGACACAATGTGCAAAAACAATCTTTCTTGTTTCAATCTTTTTGTTTAGGTTAAGTTTGATCACTTCCACATCAAGCCGCAGTCATGGATGAGATGGACTTGCCCCAGATGAAGAAGGAGGTAGAAAGCCTCAAGTACCAGCTGGCCTTCAAAAGGGAGAAATCCTCAAAGACAGTGACAGAGTGAGTGTGCTTTTTGTTCTGTTCCAACCCATATATTGTATGCTGTCGCCCCACATCACAACAGAAAACATAATGACTTATTCTAACCTCCTTCTATTTTTGTTGCTTTTCATCACATAATCAAGTACAGAGAAACCTAACAGCAGTAAGCCATTAGAACACCAATCATGTATTCTGTCcctttattatacaatttttttttaattgtcattggTCAAAATGGCATTAACCAGTCAATGTTTTGTTATAATAGCTTCTAAACAGTACATTTAATGCTTGTTTTGACCATATAATAGTTCTACTTACATTTCTCTCATATTACTCTGTGACCTCTCTCTTTGCATACTAATGCAAGTTAAGACGCTAATTGGAGCAATTTTGTGACTTTTTGCTGTGGGTAAACATTGCACTTTAAGGgtttcagtattattttaatattcaggtttgggggtcaataagattttttttatattaaaaaaagcatcttattttcaccaaggttgcatttgtttaaaaatacaataaaaatagtaatattgtgaaatatatcatTAGaacttgtattttaatatattttaaagtgtaatttattaatgtgatggcaaatctgaattttcagcatcattactccagtcttcagtgtcacatgatccttcagaaatcattctaatatactgatatgttgctcaagaaatatttctaattactatcaatgttgcaaacagttggttaatatttttgtggaaaactttttttttttgtacattttcaggattctttgatgaatagaaagttcaaaagaacagcatttatttgagatttgtttttgtaatgtaaaatgtaaaagtctttactgtcaaatttgaacagtagtgtatatggtAAACATAAAACCTcaacaatatatattaatattgttgtgtTATTCGTCACTCTTTTTTGTTGTAATGGACTATATTTTAGCAGAAGCTTTAAGCTCATAAAGGTCCTGGAGGTAATCTAAGTAAtacaagtaaataattaaaatagtaataataaaataacttaaattagtATTTCTTGTCTATTTACTTATTTGGTAAATGGTCATctaatatgttaaaaaattatgatgaccccccccccacctaaATTATCCACTCTACATTGTTCAAACCTCATAGTTCCTGTTGTGGAGAGTGATCAGTTTTGTCAGTGGATTCTCTAAACTGTTTCCTGATTGAATAACCCTTAAGCCACCATGAACTCGCTGCAgttatttctgaattttcaggTTCACCTCATGTCACAAATTAGGCTGCCCAGAGGCCAGGTCCTCTTGGTGATTGTTCAGGACAAAGCTAATGCTCTCAAATCTCTGGTGCTTTACTCTCCAATTTGAGAGCAAGCATGGCCTCTTAGTCACACCCTCCACTGTCACATTACAGTGACATCTCATTTCCCTGTGTCCCAGGgctctcttcctgaaatattcacAATGGTAATTTTTctgttacaaattacattttaccaGCCAGTAGTGAACAGCTCAGTTTATGCCAGCGTAGTGGTTCTTTCAGTGTTATTGTGTAGTTTAGCTGAATAAGCAATTGTGGAGTCAAAATGTTGGGTGATGATGACTTAATAGCATTTGGGTTTGGATGGAGTCTAGCATGAGTCTAAGAATATCACTCTCATCTGACACATCATTTCTATTAATCGCCTGTGATGGATAATGCTTCAGCAAAGAGTTGCGTTATTATCAGCCTCATTTATCATTTGTTCAACATGGGTGCGATCTTGCATGGCCCCAATTCCTTCACACTCAGcatccatgttcaaagtcacccGCATACAGAGCAAATCTCTGCTCTATTTACTCCTAAATAGTACTCATTTTTGCACCAAATTTGCTACTTTAAATAGATTACGCAGTTAGCTTATGATGAGGGAACTTCTCCTTCCTCTCCTCAGCCTGGTGAAGTGGATCGAGGAGTGTGTGCCTGAAGACCCTTTCCTGAATCCTGAGCTGATGAAGAACAATCCATGGGTGGAGAAGGGCAAGTGTGTGCTTCTATAAAagagtagcagcagcagcagcagtcgtCCCAGCCCTCCGTCTGATCCTCCACCAGCCTGACAGGATCACACGGCGCTTGCTCTCTCTGTTTCATTCCCTCACCATGAATGTACAGCAGCTTAGCATCCACTGCACAACAAAactcacactcatgcacacaaCATTAGCTCTATTTAGTCAATTGAAGAATTTGACCCTTTGACATGcattactattatatttataactATCAATATACCTTTATATGCAGTTAGTGGAATTTCTATTGCCTCCTTGACTTCAGTGTTGTCACCGCTGCTTGCACACTTGATCTTGAGTTCAAGCATGTAGTGTCGACATCGAAATGCCAGAAAAGGCCTGTTAGATAACATACTGCATGACAGAGGCAAAAAGTAATGCTAAAAAATGCCTCAAAAAGGCAAAGGCAGCAAATTTGTGAGTTACCCTCTGTTACGCAGCATGCTCAGTTCTCCTGCAGGCCCGTGCACTATTTACACCACACTCAGCAATCTCACTTTTTAAACATGTAcagattgttttaatttattaacttatttatgatcattaatttatttatggtttGATTTGCTAACGAAGCTGTTGGCGCCGACTGctttaaaaattacaatggaCCTGCTGTTGTTCAACTGCACCCATCCTTCCTTGAAAgctatggattaaaaaaaaaaaaaaaaaacgcatcttgCCAGGTCACCATCAAATACTGCCTTGTACACAATTTCCTTAAaaagaatgtaagtgtgtgagggACTAGTAAACCATCAGCACCCTAAAGCATCGAATGGATATGCAAACGGAGAGGTTGTGCACTGGCCAAGGCTTTTTTTCTTAGATTAATAGCTCGATCTGCACTTATGGCAAGGATGTGGGGTTAATTTGTGACTtttgatttgttcatgtttttatatattcaaacAGTAGTAACCTGTCTAATTATCTAGAGGTGTGTTACATATGAGAATGCTTTGAGAAAATATGCATAAGATCAAGTACTAgtttaataaaaagcaataagtgattaaatttttttattgaatgttttacaAAACATCTTACTGAATAAAGTAGAGGATTTTTAGACAGCTTCAATGTcatttgtgtgtttcagtgtgagTGTCATGGGTATGGCAAGGGTATATTATATCTGTCTGTTTACACAATAACAATTACTGATTACAGTAACATTAATTTAGTTTGAGAATGtactaatgtaatataatgtaataataaattatgatgaaaaaataacaattaatcatGTCCCTTCACCCCATTATGGAGCCCTGTACATGACCTGCagggaaaataaaaacacaatattgttgccatgaattaagaattcgtaCCCActtcatttgtaaaaaataaaaaaaatcaccacttttcactaatttgttccctcaatttaGTTAAATCGTGGCCATGGTTAAAACGAGTAACAAATTACTACAACAtggccacaatttaactaaaatgagggaacaaattaataaaacatggcaACAAATTAATAAGTTGTGGGAACAAATTCTTCATTTTGTGGCCACAATATCATTTTTTCCGTAAGCCATGTGTAGTGATCTGTACCTTAATTTCACAATAAGAGTTTTTCTTACTGTAAGAGCTGCTTGAATTACCACctttatgtttttgtaaactcAAGAATAAGGGAAGCAAAACAGCCACAGACAACTGAATGGTTTCAAAGTTTATAGGTGGACTGCTATTAACTTTACACAGTGCTTAGAAACATAACACTCGTGGCTTGAGATGCTGAAAAACAGCAGGACTGCACAACAGCTGCATGTTTACATAgaccaacaattaaaaatatatcagagGTAATAAACAAGAATGTTTCCTGTGTGAACGGCCCCCAAGTTTCGGACAGATTCAGAGTGCTACTCTGACGATGTTTGACACAAGGACCTTAAATCTGCATACAGTATATGGCAAAGCTAAAAGACTTTTTAACCTAGATACAGCAAATGCATGTATTTGGAGTGTAGGCGGGTCATAGGCTTatgttttatgatatttaaataaaacaaacaatatattgacATCTAAAAccactttttatgtttatttagtgCTTTCATCACATGCAATCTAATGTCTTCAAAAGATCTTCATTTGGGGTCTTTTAtcaacaaatattacatttacatttattcatttagtagatgcttttatccaaggcaacttacaaaagaggaataCAAGCAATTAATCGTAAACACTCTTAAATGTCCTACTGAGTGAGAGATCTGGTATCTCTTCTGTAGAAGTAAGCCATAGCACAGCTTTGTACAACAAGACCACTAGCACAATGAGCACAGTCTGTCATCTTTTTATCCGCATTCCAAAATCACTGCAAAAAGCATTACAAACTCATTCTCAGATAAATAATGGAATACACAAGggtctttttttctcacaactaAGAGAAACAGAATTTTTTCCAACTAAGGGAAAGAATGTAGCTCTTCTTTTCACACACTTTGACTTCACTCTGTGCAGACCAGTCTGTGTATTGCAAGGGAAACTTTACCAGACATTATAACCAAAGCCAATGACTCTTCATGCACTTAATAGATCTGCGCATGACTGACTGTCCAGTCACACATTTACAACAAACAAAGATGCCATGAGTGGTTCTGGGGACCAAGAGACTAATGCAGTGGATAATGGCTCACCCTCAAAGATTAGGATTGATAATCCTGATGCCCATTGCCTAGCCACACATTCACATGATTGCTCTCTACGCCAGTTGAACCTGCAGCAGATGACACTCTAATCTGCCCAAAATAATCCACTCTCTCAGCCCCATCACAAATCTCCATTTCTAAATACATACACGATCACATGGACCAATAGTCTGCTTAAATGTACACATCTGGGGTAAAGTGCTACTCTGATGAAGTCTGACACAATGATCGTAAATCTGCATACATGGCAAAGCTTAAAGCCTCTTTAATCTAAATGCAGCAAATGCATGTATTTGAACCCTATATCTGGATCTGAAATGGGGATTTATGCTAAGAAGGGCATAAGGACCGTGAACGGACATCTCACAGGAGAGAATAAATGATGGGTTCTGGCTTGTAAAACCACCTGCTGCTCTAAACACTCTTGCTGTTCTCCTTTGAGAATCTAAAAAAGATGTGTTGTAAGAAGAGAACAATCTCGGAGTGTAAAAGTGTGATCCAGGCAgtattttggtttaaataagGGATAGTAGTCATCAGGGTTTGTGGTCATTTAAACATACTTAGTGTCAACCTTAtgcatatcattttatttttaaccacaaGGCAGTGCTAATCTAACCTTTTAGTTCATGCATGACCATGTCTTAAGAACATGATGAACTAAATATGACCGAATTAGGCAAATATGTGTCAAGTCTATTATCaatgcaaaagaaacaacattttgttATA includes:
- the LOC109050262 gene encoding guanine nucleotide-binding protein G(I)/G(S)/G(O) subunit gamma-13-like: MDEMDLPQMKKEVESLKYQLAFKREKSSKTVTDLVKWIEECVPEDPFLNPELMKNNPWVEKGKCVLL